The Thermococcus sp. genomic interval CCCGCGACAGTTTGGCTATCTTCATAGCTGTTTCTATTGCCTTCTCGAATCTCTCCCTGTCGTTTGCGCTGGAAAAGCCCCACGCCCCGTTGAAGGCCCTGGCCCCTATGCCAATCTCTGAGTTGTTAGAAAGCTCCCTTAAATGGCCGTTTGTCATGAAGAGCCTTCTGGAGGTTATCCTGACAAGCCTGATTTCATAGTAATCCACGCCGTGTTTTCTCGCGAGTTCCTCAGCCTTTTTAACCAGCTCCATAACCTCACCGCAGGGCATAAAAGGGAAAGGCCTTATATCACTTGTCATAGAGGAATGAACCACAGACTTTAAGGGTTGAAAAATGGAGCGGAGGAACGAGATACTCAACTACATCAGAAATAGGCCGGGTGTGACGTTCAGAGAACTTGCAAGGGAGCTTAAGCTGGGCATCGGAGACCTCCAGTACCACCTCGGAAAGCTTGAGAAAGAGGGCAAAGTGTTTTCAAGGAAGGTCGGGAGGAGGCGTTACATCTTTCCCGCGGGCTTTGAAGAAGAAGCACAAAGACTCCTCATGGCCATATCAACCGAAACCCGGAGAAAGATACTCCTCCTGCTCATGGAGGGGGAGATGAACCAGGGGGAGATAGCCGAAAAGCTTGGTGTCAGTCAGCCAACGATAAGCTATCACATGAGGGAACTGGAGAAACTCGGTGTTGTTAAGGCCTGGAGGGAAGGGAAGAGCGTTGTCTACTCTATAAACTACAACCCTGAGACGTTGGTCAGGTTGATTAGAGAATACCGGCCAGGGCTTTGGGAGAGACTGGCAGATAGCCTTATAGACCTCCTCGCTGGAATAGGTGAGGGTGAATGATGGAGATGTTCCTTAACCTGGCAACGATACTGCTCGCACTAGCACTGATGGGAGTTAGTTATTTAGCCTACAGGAAGAGCCATCTAAGGGCAACACTTTACCTAACTCTTGCCTTCCTGCTCTTCGCCTTCAAGAAGGTCATTGAAATCTCAGCCGAGAGCAGGGTTATCCAGTACGACATTGGGTTCATAGTCGATACCCTCGAGGTGCTCGTCCTCCTGCTGTTCTTTCTGGCCCTCTGGAAGCGTTAAACCGTTGAACCACAAACGCTTTATTTGGCTCTTCTAATTCTTCCCGGGTGGAAGGATGAGGAGGGGAATCGTCCTTATACTGGCAGTACTCCTTCTGCTTCCATTAGTGAATCCAGTGATGGCCCAGTGTCCAAGCGAAGGGCATACAGTAGTGATAAGGGCACCAGCCGTTGCAAAAACCTCAACGGGTGAGCTGACCGGTGTCGTCACGGAGTTTGTAATTACGGTAGTTCCTGGCCACGGACACGTTTACATAGAGACGTGGCCTCTGGCTCAGGTTGACATGCAGGCAAGCGCGAGGTTGGCGGCGCAGGTGGCTGGAAGGGTTCTCGGGGTAAACATGAGCCACTATGACGTCTTCATACAGGTTCGCGCC includes:
- a CDS encoding metalloregulator ArsR/SmtB family transcription factor, which codes for MERRNEILNYIRNRPGVTFRELARELKLGIGDLQYHLGKLEKEGKVFSRKVGRRRYIFPAGFEEEAQRLLMAISTETRRKILLLLMEGEMNQGEIAEKLGVSQPTISYHMRELEKLGVVKAWREGKSVVYSINYNPETLVRLIREYRPGLWERLADSLIDLLAGIGEGE